In one Agathobacter rectalis ATCC 33656 genomic region, the following are encoded:
- a CDS encoding virulence RhuM family protein: MDMNEEYGLTPYETREILFYKTDNGEVRVEILLYQENLWLTQAKMAELFEVQKAAISKHLKNIFTSGELQEEAVVSKMETTAADGKRYNTSYYNLDAIIAVGYRVNSKKATMFRIWANRVLKEFIIKGYVMDDARLREPENLFGKDYFEEQLERIRDIRSSERRFYQKITDIYSQCSADYDVNSPVTKEFFATVQNKLHYAVTHHTAAEIVYGRADSTKPNMGLTTWKNAPQGRIRKSDVSIAKNYLNEEEMINLNEIVTMYLDYAERQARRGNIMYMQDWVNRLDAFLQFNEEDILHDKGKVTAAIAKAFAESEFEKFRVLQDRTYQSDFDRLVANIEENSKQTK, from the coding sequence ATGGATATGAACGAAGAATATGGGCTAACTCCTTATGAAACAAGGGAAATCCTGTTTTATAAAACCGATAATGGTGAAGTTCGGGTTGAAATCCTTTTATATCAGGAAAACTTGTGGCTGACGCAGGCAAAGATGGCAGAATTATTTGAAGTGCAAAAGGCGGCTATTTCAAAACATTTGAAAAATATTTTTACATCCGGCGAATTGCAGGAAGAAGCAGTTGTTTCCAAAATGGAAACAACTGCGGCAGACGGCAAGCGGTACAATACAAGCTATTACAATCTGGATGCCATTATTGCTGTCGGATACCGTGTTAATTCTAAAAAGGCTACGATGTTCCGCATTTGGGCAAATCGAGTATTAAAAGAATTTATTATTAAAGGCTATGTGATGGACGATGCACGACTGCGAGAACCAGAAAACCTTTTTGGTAAGGACTATTTTGAGGAACAGTTGGAGCGTATTCGTGATATTCGCTCCAGCGAGCGCCGTTTTTATCAAAAAATCACGGACATTTACTCCCAGTGCAGTGCTGACTATGATGTGAACAGTCCTGTTACAAAAGAGTTTTTTGCCACAGTACAGAATAAGCTTCATTACGCTGTCACTCATCATACGGCGGCTGAGATTGTTTATGGACGAGCCGATAGCACAAAACCAAACATGGGCTTGACAACTTGGAAAAATGCTCCGCAAGGGCGTATTCGCAAGTCGGATGTTTCAATCGCCAAAAACTACTTGAACGAAGAAGAAATGATAAATCTGAATGAGATCGTGACAATGTATCTGGACTATGCCGAAAGACAGGCACGGCGGGGAAATATCATGTATATGCAGGATTGGGTTAATCGTTTGGATGCGTTCCTCCAGTTCAACGAAGAAGATATTTTACATGACAAAGGCAAAGTGACCGCTGCCATCGCAAAGGCGTTTGCAGAAAGTGAATTTGAAAAATTCCGTGTTTTGCAGGACAGAACATATCAGAGTGATTTCGACCGTCTTGTGGCAAATATCGAAGAAAACAGCAAACAAACAAAATAA